A part of Brassica rapa cultivar Chiifu-401-42 chromosome A05, CAAS_Brap_v3.01, whole genome shotgun sequence genomic DNA contains:
- the LOC103866573 gene encoding protein MIZU-KUSSEI 1, with protein sequence MLQHQELALQRSFSCNTRKISPETSPARRLHARSRSSSSSLIPPIPEHELFLVPFQSFTSSSKNTVKVNVKLSFFSRAIINLVNLPPSPSSSGVSNQLITGKSSSLGRRVTGTLYGHRRGHVTFSVQDGPRAEPVFLLDLAMSTETLGKEMSSGLVRIALECERRHRSGTTKLFHEPKWTMYCNGRKYGSAVSRGGACTELDLRVLNTVSSVTVGAGVIPTASDVSGGGTELGELLYMRGRFERVVGGRDSEAFYMMNPDENEGPELSIFLLRL encoded by the coding sequence ATGTTGCAGCACCAAGAACTCGCTCTTCAAAGAAGCTTCAGCTGCAACACAAGAAAGATCAGCCCAGAGACCTCTCCGGCGCGTAGGTTACACGCCCGTTCTcgttcttcctcctcctccttgaTCCCACCCATCCCTGAGCATGAACTCTTCCTCGTACCTTTCCAGAGCTTCACCTCCTCCTCTAAAAACACAGTGAAAGTCAACGTGAAGCTTTCTTTCTTCTCACGTGCTATCATCAACCTCGTTAACCTACCGCCATCTCCTTCCTCCTCCGGTGTTTCTAACCAGCTGATCACCGGAAAATCCTCTTCCCTCGGGAGAAGGGTCACCGGGACTTTGTACGGACACAGAAGAGGCCACGTCACGTTTTCAGTCCAGGACGGTCCGAGAGCCGAACCAGTGTTTCTCTTAGACCTAGCCATGTCAACGGAAACTCTAGGCAAAGAGATGTCGTCGGGGCTCGTCAGGATCGCGTTGGAGTGCGAGAGGCGTCACCGTTCGGGGACGACTAAGCTTTTCCACGAGCCCAAGTGGACCATGTATTGCAACGGCAGGAAGTACGGTTCCGCGGTGTCGCGTGGCGGAGCGTGCACCGAGTTGGATTTGCGCGTGCTGAATACCGTGTCGAGTGTAACGGTTGGAGCCGGAGTTATTCCGACGGCGAGTGACGTGTCCGGTGGTGGAACGGAGCTTGGGGAGTTGTTGTATATGAGAGGTAGGTTTGAACGAGTCGTGGGGGGTCGTGACTCTGAGGCGTTTTACATGATGAACCCTGACGAAAACGAAGGTCCTGAACTCAGTATTTTTCTTCTTAGATTATGA